The genomic DNA TGAATATAAAATTATTCCTCAAAATTCCCCATTTCCAAGCCTGTTTCTTTCAAGGCTTTTTCAAAATCCTGAGGAAGTTCTGATATTATTTTCATTGCTTTTTGTGTTACAGGATGTAAAAATTCCAGTTTATATGCATGAAGCATCTGTCTTCCCGCTATTTTGTTGTCTCTTCCATACACACTATCTCCCAGAACAGGATATCCCAGATATTTCATATGTACCCTTATCTGATGTGTCCTCCCTGTCTGTATATTTACCTTTACCAATGAAAATTTTTCATTTTTATCCAAAACCTGAAAATATGTTATTGCCGTTTTTCCGTTTGTTTTTACCACAGCCATTTTTTTTCTGTCTTTCGGATCTCTGCCGATTAATGTTTCCAGCTTTCCGCTTTCTTTATTTATTTTCCCTTTTAATATTGCAATATACGTTTTTCTTATTCCGCTGCTGCCAAACATTTCAGAAAGTCTCAGATGAGCAGTATCATTTTTTGCAATAATTAAAAGACCGCTTGTATCCTTATCCAGTCTGTGCACTATTCCCGGTCTTATTTCACCGTTTATTCCGGACAGATCTTTTATATGATACATTACAGCATTTACAAGAGTTCCCGACTCATGCCCGTGGGAAGGATGAACCACTATCCCCGCTTCTTTATCAATAACCGCTATATCACTGTCTTCATATAAAATCTTTATATTTATATTTTCAGGTACTAAATCTATCTCTTTTTCATCAGGAATTATCATCTCTATAAAGTCATTTTTCTCCACTTTATATGAAGGCTTTGATTTTTTGTTATTAACATTTATATTTCCGTCTTTTATCAGCTGCTGAATTCTCGTACGTGTGAGCTCCGTTCTTTCTGCTATATATAAATCCAGCCGTTTTCCCTCTTCTGATATTTCAAATATAATTTTTTCCATATTTATAATTTACTCCTGATATTCTTTATATTTGTCTTTCTACTTATTTTTATCATAATCCTCATACACCGAGCTTATTGTTCCTGCTTTTTCGGCATTTATCAGTTCTTCAAAAAAAACTGACTTTATATTCCTATTTTTCTTTAATATTTTATAGACTTTCAATTCTTGTTTTATTCCATCACTTGTTTTAGGCATGGTATTTTTTTCAAGAGAATTTTTCAAAACTCCTGCTAGATAACTTCCCAATAATATTTTCCCTGTATTTTGGTCTGTATTGTCATTTTCCAGACTTATAAATTCAGGATACAGCTTTATTTCAAAATCCTCTGTTTCAATTGAAAAGTCTATTATTTTTTCATATTTTGAAATACTGCTTTCAGCAGCCGGATTCTTTTCCACATCTTTTATAAGCTTCAAAATTGACTGTTTTGATTCTGTGCCAAATGAAAGTATAGAAACTGACAGTAATAAAAATAATAAAATTTTCTTCACAATTTCACCTCATAATTTATTTTTCATTTTCCTGTTCTTTTGCAGCTTCCTTTTCAAGAAGAAACTGTTTCGCCTCATCCTTCATATCTACATACTGATTCTTTTCTGTCATTATTTTATATATTTCATTCTTGCTCTGCTTTACTTTTGGTGTGGTATATTCTATCATTATACCCGAATAGTTATTTTTCTCGTATATTTTTTTCAGTGTATCATTTTTCAAAAGCTTTTCAGCTATCTCCTTTGATTTTTTATCCAAAACTGCCTGACTTTTATCATAATCGTCGGATACTGCATAAAATCCTATTATTGTTGTAAGATCAGCCAGTACATTAAAGTTAATATCTGTTATCAGTACTTTTTCTCCGGAAACTTCAAGAAAAAAAGGAAATTTCAGCGCATTTATCAAAGTATCCGCATCTTCCTGCATTCCTGTGGCACTCTGATACATCTCCATTCCCATAACGTCGTAATTATAATAGAGCTGTCCTATTCCTCCCTGTCTTTCTATATCAAGCAGCTGTTCCAGATACTCTACTTTTACATATTTTGTTTCTCTCAATATTTTATAAACCTTGAGCTCATTTTTTATCCCGTCGCTTATTGTTATTATTTTCTGTTTATTTTCCAGCTGTTTTTTCAATGCACCCGATACATAGCTTCCCTGAATAATTCTTCTGTTTGTCTGACTTACCTTTGCATCCGGAAATTTATAAAGCTCATCTATCAAAAAAATCTGTACTTCTTCACTTTCCTCAGCAAATTTTATTATTCTTTCATATTTCGGAAGATTTTTTTCAGAAGCCGGTTCCTCTTCTACTTCTTTGATTAACTCCAGAATTGTATCTCCTGTATCTTTTTTTGCAGATATTCCCGTATCTGCAAAAATAAGACCTGATATTACAAATATCATTAAAAATAAAAATTTCTTCATTATTTTTCCTTTCAAATTCATATAATTCACAGCATTATTATACATTATCCGCTTTTATTAAGCAGGATAAATATCATATCAGGTTTCAGCTCAAATCATCCAGTCTTTGAAATTCATCCATAAATCTGCCGTAACTTTTTACATGATGGTTTTTTATTAAAACTGCCAGTTCTTCATCCGTTTCTTTTAACTTCATAAAACCTCTGTCAGGGTGTTCTTTAAGACCCGTTTTTATATTTACCTTATGAAGAACTCTGACTGCCACATTGGTATTCCCCTTGCCGCAGTCATGCAGAAGTGCCAGTTTTTTATATAAAATTTCATTTTTAAGTATATCATTCTCCCTGACTTTTTTATATACCTCCAAAGAGTGTTTCCTGTCATATTTTGCCATTTCCGTAAATATCTTTTTTTCTTTTTCATTGAGAAGCTCCATTGCTTCCAAATATAAATCTTCCGGTATTACGGGAAAAAAATATTCCACGGCTTTTCTTATGATATACATGATTTCTCCTATATTTCTTTTATAATTATTTTACCATATTTTCCTCTTAGTTTTTTTATATTTTTCCCCTTATTTCCTATTACTTCCCCTTTTTTGGATTTCTTTACATAAAAAAATAAAAATTCTCTGTTTCTTTCTATTTTCTCTATATTTATTTCAGATATTGCATTATCTTCAAAAATTATCATATCCTCAAGTTCCTGTGAAAATATTATTTTTTCCAGTGTCAGATATCTTCCTTCAAGCGGCTGCTTTTTTCCAGTCAGTATATACCCGCTCATAATTCTCACCTGCTGAGGCATAAAAGAACTTCCTGTAAAGTGGAGCTCCTGATTTTCATAATATACTGCAAGCTCTCTGATTTTCTCTTTTAGTTCCCTGCCTTTTTTTGTGGTAAAAGCACTGACATCATGTTTTCCGCTGAGCTCCCGACATTTTTTATCTATTTCCTCAATGCTGCTTTTTATTCTGTCTTTTGGATATCTGTAAATATAATGTCTTTTTTCTATGAGCTTCGGCAGTTCCAGATAAGGAAGTGTTTTTTTTATATCAAAAATCTCAAGAATCACAGAGCTGTTTCTAAAATTTTCGAGTTTCAACTCCTGTTTTGTGTTAATATACAGTATATTTTCTTCTGCACTGACATCTTTGTCAGTTCTCCCCGCCTGCTGTATCCCCTTATAATAAGAAATGTTATTTTCATCAAGCAGCTTCTTAAATTCACCTTTTACACTTGTTTTATCTTTATTTTCATCAAATGAATCAAATTTTGTACCGTCATATCTGATAAAAAATAAATATCCAAAATATCCTGTTTTTTCTAAATCTCTGATTTCCATTTTTATCCTTGTATCACAGTCATTATTTCTTCCGGATTTTTTACAGTAAGATCCGGCGTAAGATCAAGCGTCTTAATGCTGCCGAATCCCCATTCGCAGAATACACTGAATACTCCCGCATTTTTTGCTGTCTCTACATCTACCCTCATATCACCTATATACAGTGCTTCTTCTTTCTTTATTCCGTGTTCACGTAATATTGCCTCTATTCCGTCAGGCTTCGGCTTTCTCGGCTCTCCGTCCACAGCACCGACTATATTGGTAAAGCTCCATTTTTTCAGTGTTTTCTCTACTGTCTCATCTGCAAATCTCTGATCTTTATTAGTATTTATAGCTAAAAGTATCCCTTTTTCAGTTAATCTGTCAAGTAATTCCGAAATTCCGCTATATAAATGAAGATTGTAATCCCAGTATTTTTCATAATATTTTCTGATTGCTGCTACCAGTTTTTCCTTTAATTCAGGACTGCTTCCTTCTGGCAGGGCCTTATCGGCAATTCCTGCTACACCGTGTCCTATTAATGTTCTGCTCATCTCGAGCGAGTATGTATCCATCCCCATTTCTTCGAAAGCCAGATTAGCAAGCTTTGATATCGCCTCAAGGGAATCTACCAGTGTTCCGTCCAAATCAAATATAGCCATTTTAAAACTCATTTTTTTCTCTCCTTAAACCACTTTTTTTAATTCATGTGTTTATTATATCATATATTGAAAGTTTTATTAAAAAAATATTCCTTAATTTTGTACTCCGGAAAATAAAACGTTGCATAAAAGAAAAGAGAGTCACGCCGGGTTTTCCAGTTCACTCTCTTTTACCTTTTTTAGTTTTTAAATATAAGTTCTCCTATTTCCAGCATTTCTTTTCTATCCTTCACTCTTACCATAATTTCTTCTGACTTTTCCTTTTTTGTCCCGTAATTAGTATACATTACCACTCTTAATGTTATCGGTCCTACGAGATTTTGTCTGCTGTCTCCGAAGTACTTCGCCTTTACCGCATATGTCCCGTCCGGTGCTTTCCTTAATGCAAACTCCTCCGGTCCAAAGCCTTGTGTTATATCTCCCGAAAGTCTGCTTCCTATTTTCGTGAGTCTATTTCCGTAATATCCAGTTTCATTAAAAGGATCAGTAAAATACAGATCTATATCAGAGTTATCAGCTGTCCATTCCAATGTTACCCTTATATCCAAAGGCATGGGATAAATAAGTTTTTTATCAATTTTTGAAATATTCAGCTTTGAATGTACGGCTATCAGTCTGTTCATTTCTTTTAATACCACATCTTTTATCTGTGTGAATCTCCCGTCCCAGCTTCTGCTCAGGACAACATAATACGTATCAAGAGCCTCCTGATAGCTGTTATTTTTTTCATAAGCCATAGCCAGATCTCTGTATGACTGCGGATCCTCTCCTTTTATCTTGACAAGCTCCTTAAATACTTCTACTGCCTCGGCAGCTTTATTCAGCTCAAGCAGCTTATAGCCGTATGTTTTCAGTAATTCCGGGCTTTCCAGTTTCATTTCGGAAATATTTGATAATACCTGCACTGCCTCATCTTTCATTTCATTTTTCAGCATAAAATCTGCTGTATCTATGAAAAAAGACGGCTGATTTGAGTATTCTTTTTTCAGCTCAAAATATTTCGCCATTATCTGTTCCCTTGGTGTCTTTTCCAGCTCTTTCAGATATACTTCGTCCGGTGACCAGGCTTTTACTTTTATTCTGCTTTTTTCTTCTTTATCAGTCCCGATGCTCCATTCTAAACTATCTCCATTGCCAATTAGCTCAAGTCCGACTGAAGCACCTTCTGAAAATACTGTACCATCATTAACTACGCTGCCCACAGAGGATACTCCGACTTCTCTTATTGACAGCATTTTTACTGATTCTATAGGAACAACCTGAGAATCTATAGCTCCCTGTTTTGCGAAATTACTTCCTGCTACACCCACATTACCGGAAATAACATTAGTTTTTATTTTATCATTATCTGCTTTAACAGAAAAATCCTTCATATACCACTTCTTTATCCCGCCGAGTATCTGCACACTTTCAGCCAAAGCCTTTTTTTTCTGATTCACTTTCTCTTTTTTTACGTTTTCAGTTAATTTGAAATATTCTTCCTGTAACTCAGCCGGAGGGACAATTTCATATTTTACGTAATCATCTATTCTGTCCAAAACTATCAGGGTAGTATCGTCAGTTACAATTCCGTATTCTTTTGCTGTCTTTACTATTTCATCCCTGTTATTTTCATAGTCCTTACTCAGCCCCTCTATTTTCTTACCAGCCCACAGCCTGCTTACCCCGTCATTTTTCTCTATACTGTTTATAAAAACTTTTCTTGTTTCTGTAATTACATTTCCATATCCAAAATTCACCGTAATTTCTGCTTTTGTTTTTTTCATTTTACCTGCAAAAGAAAAATCATCGGAATTTCCTTCCCATACAGGCGGATAAACCTCTGCTATATCATTTTTATTATAATTATATGATATTAATCTGTAATTTTCACTCTTCATATTTTCAAGTGCTTTTTCAGCATCTCCTGTATTCAGATCAATATATTTACCGCTTGTTTGAAGTGCTGCTGCCCTCAGATAATTTTCATCTGCTGTTTTGCTGGAATTTACAGTTACTACAGGTCTTTTCCCCTGCTTTTCCCTTTCTTTTCCATAGCTTAGAAGACCGTCAGTTACAAAAATTATCTCATCCCCCTTGTATTTTTTGAAATCCAGGTTCTGAAATCTTGTTTCTCCGTCATAATAAAGCCCTTCCAGTGTATTTTTTAATTCATTCCATTCTCCCAGAGCTACTTTATATGCTTTAGGATCTGACACTTTATTACCAAATGTTATCAGTGTTACATCCACATTATCCAGATACTTAAAATATAAATCAAGAAACCTTATTTCTTCACTTATATTTCTATTATTCCCTGAATTCGAGGTATCCCACACCAGAGTTATTTTTTTACTCTTTTTTCTCTCTTTCTCACCGGAATTTACTGAAAAAGAACTTAGAAAATATGCTTCATTCCCTTTTCTTTCTGTATAGACCTTTTCTTTATTATCTGACTTTATATAAAATTTTATACTCTGATCAGGCATAAAATCTTTTTTATTTATTTCTGCATAATAACCTGTTTTCAGATTATCAAATTCCATATTGGAAATTTTTGATATAAATTCAGGTTTCAGTTCCTGTTCCGGTACTTTTATTTCCAGTGAAAAATCTTTCACCTGATTTTTATAATTCAATGGAAGATAATAAATTACACTTCCGTTTTCCTTTGGAAGAATTTCTTCATATGTTATCCTTATTTTTCTGTATCCATTGGCCGGAATAGGATAAATTCTTGTTTTATAGTTATTTCCTTTTGTTTTTTCCAGAATTCCCGGATCAATATTCTGTCTTTCTACTGCTTCAAAAGTCTGTCTTGCTTTCTCTTTTTCCACTACAACCCCATCACGCATTTTTCCGTTTATATCAAGGGCATAGCCTGTTACTGTCTGTCCGTTCAAAAGCGGAAATTCAAACTCTCCTTCCAGTATCCTGCTGTTCGGGTTATAAAATGTAAGTTCGTATGTTGTCGTAGAAATATTTCTTTTTATTTCTGCGCTTATTTTCATACTGTCCAGCATTATTTCTTTTTCTCCGTTTGCCTTTAATACTGCTGTTCCTGTCTCAGGCATCCGTACGCCTTCTCCTGTCGAAATTTCATCTGCAGACATTAATCCAAATATAAAAATAATCATAAAAAATATTTTCTTCATAATTTACTCCTTCTAAAATCCTTAGTATTTTTAAATATTTATCTACACACTATGTCCTCATTTCTCATTTGATAAATAAATATATTTTCAGCATTAAAAATAGTACTTCGATGTACATTTTATCTGACGCTCAGATAATTATCCATTTACTTGCTAATATTATTTTTAAGCTGTTTTTTTATTTTCTGCCAAAAATATTTAAACAACAGTATTATACTATACACTATAATATTATACAATATTAATTATATAAAATAATTCATTTGTTAAATAAAAAAACTTTTATGAAAATTTTTTTACCCTCACTTCGAAATTAATCTGAATTTTTCTGATAAAAAAGATTGGCTTTTAATATCAATTATTATATAATAAATTTAGTTTCATTTATAAAGTAAAGGTTCCATTATTTCAATGCACATTTGTTAGTACAATTTTTTCAGGAGGTATTTATGGTTTATAAAAATTTGCTTGATCTGATTGGTAATACGCCGATCGTCAAACTAAACAATATTTTCAATGACGAAAATATTGCCGATATCTATGTTAAACTTGAAGGCTTTAACTTAGGCAGCAGTGTAAAAGACAGAGCTGCCCTTGGAATGATCGAAGCTGCCGAAAAATCAGGCAGACTAAAACCGGGCGGAACTATTGTCGAACCTACAAGCGGAAATACAGGTATTTCTCTGGCACTTATTTCTTCATTAAAGGGATATAAGATTATTATTATTATGCCTGATACTATGAGTGTGGAACGTCGCAGTATAATTGCCGCTTATGGTGCCGAAATTATTCTTACAGACGGCGCAAAAGGAATGAAAGGTGCTATTGAAAAAGCCGAAGAGCTTCTAAAAAATAATCCTGATTATTTTATGCCGCAGCAATTTGAAAATTCTGCAAATCCCGAAATGCATTATAAAACTACAGGTGAGGAAATTATCAAAGATCTGCCCGATCTGGATGCCTTTGTAGCCGGAGTAGGTACAGGCGGTACAATTACCGGAATAGGGAAAAAACTTAAAGAATTTAATCCTGATATAAAAATTATTGCTGTAGAACCGACTGATTCTGCCGTTCTTTCCGGAGAAAAACCCGGAAAGCACAAGCTTCAAGGTATCGGAGCCGGCTTTATCCCAAAAATTTTAGATTTATCAGTTATTGATGAAGTTAT from Sebaldella termitidis ATCC 33386 includes the following:
- a CDS encoding RluA family pseudouridine synthase; translated protein: MEKIIFEISEEGKRLDLYIAERTELTRTRIQQLIKDGNINVNNKKSKPSYKVEKNDFIEMIIPDEKEIDLVPENINIKILYEDSDIAVIDKEAGIVVHPSHGHESGTLVNAVMYHIKDLSGINGEIRPGIVHRLDKDTSGLLIIAKNDTAHLRLSEMFGSSGIRKTYIAILKGKINKESGKLETLIGRDPKDRKKMAVVKTNGKTAITYFQVLDKNEKFSLVKVNIQTGRTHQIRVHMKYLGYPVLGDSVYGRDNKIAGRQMLHAYKLEFLHPVTQKAMKIISELPQDFEKALKETGLEMGNFEE
- a CDS encoding HD domain-containing protein, producing the protein MYIIRKAVEYFFPVIPEDLYLEAMELLNEKEKKIFTEMAKYDRKHSLEVYKKVRENDILKNEILYKKLALLHDCGKGNTNVAVRVLHKVNIKTGLKEHPDRGFMKLKETDEELAVLIKNHHVKSYGRFMDEFQRLDDLS
- a CDS encoding KH domain-containing protein, which translates into the protein MEIRDLEKTGYFGYLFFIRYDGTKFDSFDENKDKTSVKGEFKKLLDENNISYYKGIQQAGRTDKDVSAEENILYINTKQELKLENFRNSSVILEIFDIKKTLPYLELPKLIEKRHYIYRYPKDRIKSSIEEIDKKCRELSGKHDVSAFTTKKGRELKEKIRELAVYYENQELHFTGSSFMPQQVRIMSGYILTGKKQPLEGRYLTLEKIIFSQELEDMIIFEDNAISEINIEKIERNREFLFFYVKKSKKGEVIGNKGKNIKKLRGKYGKIIIKEI
- a CDS encoding HAD family hydrolase; the encoded protein is MSFKMAIFDLDGTLVDSLEAISKLANLAFEEMGMDTYSLEMSRTLIGHGVAGIADKALPEGSSPELKEKLVAAIRKYYEKYWDYNLHLYSGISELLDRLTEKGILLAINTNKDQRFADETVEKTLKKWSFTNIVGAVDGEPRKPKPDGIEAILREHGIKKEEALYIGDMRVDVETAKNAGVFSVFCEWGFGSIKTLDLTPDLTVKNPEEIMTVIQG
- a CDS encoding VIT domain-containing protein; translated protein: MKKIFFMIIFIFGLMSADEISTGEGVRMPETGTAVLKANGEKEIMLDSMKISAEIKRNISTTTYELTFYNPNSRILEGEFEFPLLNGQTVTGYALDINGKMRDGVVVEKEKARQTFEAVERQNIDPGILEKTKGNNYKTRIYPIPANGYRKIRITYEEILPKENGSVIYYLPLNYKNQVKDFSLEIKVPEQELKPEFISKISNMEFDNLKTGYYAEINKKDFMPDQSIKFYIKSDNKEKVYTERKGNEAYFLSSFSVNSGEKERKKSKKITLVWDTSNSGNNRNISEEIRFLDLYFKYLDNVDVTLITFGNKVSDPKAYKVALGEWNELKNTLEGLYYDGETRFQNLDFKKYKGDEIIFVTDGLLSYGKEREKQGKRPVVTVNSSKTADENYLRAAALQTSGKYIDLNTGDAEKALENMKSENYRLISYNYNKNDIAEVYPPVWEGNSDDFSFAGKMKKTKAEITVNFGYGNVITETRKVFINSIEKNDGVSRLWAGKKIEGLSKDYENNRDEIVKTAKEYGIVTDDTTLIVLDRIDDYVKYEIVPPAELQEEYFKLTENVKKEKVNQKKKALAESVQILGGIKKWYMKDFSVKADNDKIKTNVISGNVGVAGSNFAKQGAIDSQVVPIESVKMLSIREVGVSSVGSVVNDGTVFSEGASVGLELIGNGDSLEWSIGTDKEEKSRIKVKAWSPDEVYLKELEKTPREQIMAKYFELKKEYSNQPSFFIDTADFMLKNEMKDEAVQVLSNISEMKLESPELLKTYGYKLLELNKAAEAVEVFKELVKIKGEDPQSYRDLAMAYEKNNSYQEALDTYYVVLSRSWDGRFTQIKDVVLKEMNRLIAVHSKLNISKIDKKLIYPMPLDIRVTLEWTADNSDIDLYFTDPFNETGYYGNRLTKIGSRLSGDITQGFGPEEFALRKAPDGTYAVKAKYFGDSRQNLVGPITLRVVMYTNYGTKKEKSEEIMVRVKDRKEMLEIGELIFKN
- the cysK gene encoding cysteine synthase A — encoded protein: MVYKNLLDLIGNTPIVKLNNIFNDENIADIYVKLEGFNLGSSVKDRAALGMIEAAEKSGRLKPGGTIVEPTSGNTGISLALISSLKGYKIIIIMPDTMSVERRSIIAAYGAEIILTDGAKGMKGAIEKAEELLKNNPDYFMPQQFENSANPEMHYKTTGEEIIKDLPDLDAFVAGVGTGGTITGIGKKLKEFNPDIKIIAVEPTDSAVLSGEKPGKHKLQGIGAGFIPKILDLSVIDEVIRISNDKAFEFCRIISRQNALFLGISSGAAIAAAYETAKKLGKGKKVLAVSPDGGEKYLSTDVYK